In one window of Syngnathus scovelli strain Florida chromosome 20, RoL_Ssco_1.2, whole genome shotgun sequence DNA:
- the sytl3 gene encoding synaptotagmin-like protein 3, with the protein MDLSLLEDLERASVLQVLRRDKLLRTMEDNRIKRMRLQLQELRRRGAKSDSREYGERTCARCQTPLGKFCNRGAVCRGCSHRICSHCRVSVREVGWKCTVCYAYREVKIRSGDWFLEEKSKKLPATTGKYETVGEKLLNSFNVLSHIAIVPPTPPASSGFDFVGRSENSNKVSVFPKSMEDMFSFTDNFRKMSSSQNNLTANWLNVNQHLYYSTQKSLSDTDISNSVKLYHGPSLPDLLKRSKDSEQEGCSTGAEEETSNSSENSEGKQGSYSNISTEFSLLEGVSAGGDVELALAYKAHTSCLEITVGACRNLPHGDTGKQRCHPYVKLYMMPPKSDKRKTTVKRNTVHPVYNELFQFHIERHLLTLKRLQASVWHSGSLHRKVFLGEVLIPLDGFQFEDQDFQHFNWYPLCPQLSVNVQRGALYS; encoded by the exons ATGGATTTAAGTTTGCTTGAAGATCTGGAGAGGGCGAGCGTCTTGCAAGTACTTCGGAGAGATAAACTGTTGCGTACAATGGAAGACAACAGGATCAA GAGGATGAGATTGCAGCTGCAGGAACTTCGAAGAAGAGGCGCAAAGAGCGACTCCAGGGAGTACGGCGAGCGGACGTGCGCCCGCTGCCAGACGCCATTGGGAAAGTTCTGCAACAGGGGCGCCGTCTGCCGCGGGTGCAGCCATCGAATCTGCAGCCACTGTCGTGTGAGCGTGAGGGAAGTGGGGTGGAAGTGTACAGTCTGCTATGCTTACAG AGAAGTCAAGATCCGGTCCGGAGACtggtttttagaggaaaaatcAAAAAAACTTCCGGCGACAACAG GCAAATATGAGACAGTTGGGGAGAAATTGTTAAACTCCTTCAATGTGCTAAG TCACATAGCAATCGTGCCGCCGACTCCACCAGCCTCCTCGGGATTTGACTTTGTGGGCAGATCAGAG AATTCCAACAAGGTCAGCGTTTTCCCCAAATCAATGGAAGATATGTTTTCATTCACCGATAATTTTAGAA AGATGTCTTCATCTCAAAACAACTTGACAGCCAACTGGCTAAACGTCAACCAACATTTGTACTACAGCACTCAGAAGAGCCTCTCTGACACTGACATCAGCAATTCTGTCAAA CTCTACCATGGCCCGAGTCTTCCAGACCTGTTGAAGAGAAGCAAAGATAGCGAGCAGGAGGGCTGCTCCACTGGAGCAGAAGAAGAAACCTCCAATAGTTCGGAAAACTCTGAAGGAAAGCAA GGCAGTTACAGCAACATCAGCACAGAGTTCAGCCTCCTTGAGGGCGTCAGTGCCGGTGGGGACGTGGAACTGGCGTTGGCCTACAAGGCCCACACCTCCTGTCTGGAGATCACAGTGGGAGCATGCCGGAACCTACCCCACGGAGACACCGGGAAGCAGAGGTGTCACCC GTACGTCAAACTCTACATGATGCCACCCAAGAGTGACAAACGCAAGACGACGGTCAAAAGAAACACTGTCCACCCGGTCTATAATGAGCTTTTTCAA tttCACATAGAGCGTCACCTACTGACTTTGAAGAGATTGCAGGCCTCTGTGTGGCATTCGGGGTCCCTGCACAGAAAAGTTTTTCTGGGTGAGGTCCTCATCCCGCTGGATGGTTTTCAGTTTGAAGACCAAGACTTCCAGCACTTCAACTGGTACCCGCTTTGTCCACAg CTGAGTGTAAATGTCCAGAGAGGGGCACTGTACAGCTGA
- the ezrb gene encoding ezrin b translates to MPKAVNINVNALDSELEFAILPSAYGKVVFDQVVKTIGLRELWYFGLQYIDGKDYLTWLKLEKKVLQQDVRKTNPLQFNFRAKYFPEEVNEELIQEITQKLFFMQVREGILSDQVYCPPETAVLLASYSVQAKYGDYDKETHQPGYLLSERLLPRRVVDQHKLSQEQWEERIQVWHEEHRGMLKEDAMMEYLKIAQDLEMYGVNYFDIKNKKGTLLWLGVDALGLNIYEKDDKLTPKIGFPWSEIKNVSFNDKKFTIKPIDKKSPDFVFYSPRLRLNKRILQLCMGNHELYMNRRKPDSIEVQQMKTQAREEKMQKQKEKAQLEKEKRKREAIEKEKEQMEQEKKDIMMKLYQYQEKTKKVEQDLQAQTQRAMMLEKERLKAEEEAARLEAERQAALLAKEALARQSENQKISQEQLASELKEHTSRITLLEEARKRKENEVDSWQLRAKEAQDDLIKTKQELEKVRLAAPPVLPMQMPMMAPTMAPMMAPMIAPMHTSMSTPMQKQTTMQTPMQTPMQTPMQTLRPTPLQTLRQTPMETPMEMPLPPPPPLSMYNFDDISEDEENGSMHSADLHNDSVQNNHRRDEDRRTEAQKNERVQKQLRDLTAELAQARDESKNTQNDLLHSANVREGRDKYKTLRQIRQGNTKQRIDEFEAL, encoded by the exons atgccaAAAGCG GTCAATATTAACGTCAATGCCTTAGACTCGGAGCTGGAGTTTGCCATTTTACCAAGCGCTTACGGCAAAGTTGTGTTTGACCAG GTGGTGAAAACAATCGGATTACGTGAGCTCTGGTACTTTGGACTCCAGTATATAGATGGAAAAGACTATTTAACTTGGCTGAAACTGGAAAAAAAG GTGTTACAACAGGACGTGAGGAAGACAAACCCGCTGCAGTTTAATTTTCGGGCCAAGTACTTTCCCGAGGAAGTCAATGAGGAGCTCATTCAGGAGATCACTCAGAAGCTTTTCTTCATGCAAGTGAGAGAGGGCATCCTGAGCGACCAGGTTTATTGTCCACCGGAAACGGCCGTGCTGCTGGCGTCCTACTCTGTTCAAGCCAAGTATGGAGATTATGATAAAGAAACCCACCAACCGGGATACCTCCTTTCCGAACGGCTACTCCCTCGCAG AGTGGTGGATCAGCACAAGTTATCACAAGAACAGTGGGAGGAGAGGATTCAGGTGTGGCATGAGGAGCATCGTGGGAtgctcaa GGAGGATGCCATGATGGAGTATCTGAAGATCGCTCAGGACCTCGAGATGTATGGCGTCAACTACTTTGACATCAAGAATAAGAAGGGAACGCTGTTGTGGCTGGGAGTGGATGCTTTGGGACTGAATATTTATGAGAAGGATGACAA ACTGACACCAAAAATTGGCTTCCCATGGAGTGAAATCAAAAACGTTTCCTTCAATGACAAAAAGTTCACCATCAAACCCATCGACAAAAAATCCCCG GACTTTGTGTTCTATTCCCCAAGACTACGCTTAAACAAACGCATCCTTCAGCTGTGCATGGGCAACCATGAGCTCTACATGAACCGACGCAAGCCGGACTCCATCGAGGTGCAGCAGATGAAGACACAGGCGAGAGAGGAGAAGATGCAAAAACAGAAGGAGaa GGCCCAGCTGGAAaaagagaagaggaagagggaggccatcgagaaggagaaggagcagATGGAGCAGGAGAAGAAGGATATTATGATGAAGCTCTACCAGTATcaggagaagaccaagaaggtaGAGCAAG ATCTTCAGGCGCAGACGCAGAGAGCCATGATGCTGGAGAAGGAGCGTTTGAAAGCTGAAGAGGAGGCGGCTCGTCTGGAGGCGGAACGTCAGGCAGCCCTGCTGGCTAAAGAAGCGCTGGCTCGCCAATCTGAAAATCAGAAGATTAGTCAGGAACAACTG GCCTCAGAGCTGAAGGAGCACACGAGCAGAATCACTCTGCTGGAGGAGGCCAGGAAACGCAAGGAGAATGAGGTGGACTCATGGCAGCTCAGG GCCAAGGAGGCCCAGGATGATTTGATTAAGACCAAGCAGGAGTTAGAGAAGGTGAGGCTGGCGGCCCCACCAGTGCTGCCGATGCAGATGCCGATGATGGCGCCAACGATGGCGCCAATGATGGCACCGATGATCGCGCCGATGCACACATCGATGTCGACGCCGATGCAAAAGCAGACCACGATGCAGACGCCAATGCAAACGCCAATGCAAACACCGATGCAGACGCTAAGGCCGACGCCTTTGCAAACGCTGAGGCAGACGCCGATGGAAACACCAATGGAaatgccgctgccgccgcctccCCCTCTCTCTATGTACAACTTTGACGACATCAGCGAAGACGAGGAGAACGGCAGCATGCACAGTGCTGACCTGCACAATGACAGCGTCCAAAACAATCACCGCAGGGATGAGGATCGACGGACGGAGGCCCAGAAGAATGAGCGTGTGCAGAAACAGCTCAGG GATTTGACCGCCGAGTTGGCCCAAGCGCGTGACGAGTCCAAGAACACCCAGAACGACCTCCTCCACTCGGCCAACGTGCGGGAAGGACGAGACAAATACAAAACCCTGCGGCAGATCCGGCAAGGCAACACCAAGCAAAGGATTGATGAGTTTGAGGCCTTATAA